A window of Microbispora hainanensis genomic DNA:
CGCGAGGCCGTCCGGGCACGGCACGGCCCCGTCGAGCACCAGCGGCCAGGAGTCGGTCCAGGGATCGGCGGCGAGCACCTCGGCGATCAGCGCGGGCACCTGGGAGACCTTTGTGCCCGGGGGCGGCCCGGCGTCGACATGGCCCCGCCGCCCGGCCACCAGGGCGCGCAGGGGCGAGGCCCCCGGATAGAAGGCCAGGTCGGCGTCGATCGTCGTGCCGGGCGGCGGAAACGTGTCGAGCGGCTGCCCGGCCGGCGCGAACGACAGCACCATCGCCAGACGGCCCGTCGTGCGTCCGGCCAGCCACACGCGACGGGCGACCAGCCGGTCCTGCTCCTCGTCGCGGCAGCCGACGACATCCCAGTGGTCCCGAACCGCCGGGGTGGCCAGGACCGACTCCCTCATGACGGGGAATCCCACCCGCGCCCGCACGGTCTGCCGCAACGGCCCGGGCAGCGCGGCGGCACGGCGATGGGCGACCGCGAGCAGGTGAAGCAGCGCGTACTCCCCGAGCAGCAGGCCCGGCCAGTCTTCGGCGCCGAGCACCCGCGAGAGCCGGGTGACGGTCCCCGCCACACCCGGCGCCTGCGCGTCGACCAGGCGTCTCGCGAGATCCTCCCAGTCGGCCGGCCCCGTCTGACGGGCCTGCGCGATCCCCTGCCCGATCTGGTCGGCCAGCCACCGCTCCAGCTCCGACAGGCCCGCGGCGACCCTGCTCTCCCGCTGCTCGGCCTGGCTGCGCCCGGCCGCCACCCGGCCACCGGCCCCGGCCCCGGCGCCGGCATCGGTCTCGGCATCGGTGCCGGCACGGGCGCCGTCCACCCCCGCGTCACCCGTGTCCCGGGTCGCGGCCTGGCCCCACCGTGTCATCACCCGCCGCACAGTAGCCCCGGGCTCCGACAATTAGCCGCGCCCGCGAAACGGGGCCGGTCCGGGCCCGGCGGCGGGGCGGAGCACGTCCCTTCTCACCCACGCGAAAGCGGATGGGCGGAAGGCTCCCGGCGTGCCGGAGAGCCTGGCGCTTCCTCCCCCATGTGAGCGGACGGGCCCGCGCCCGGGCGAAAGTGTCGGAGCCGTCTGGCAGAGTCGGGCCCGTGAACGACATACCCGAGGTGAACTATTCGAAGAAGTGGGACGGCGATCGCCGGTCCACCCCGCCCCTCGTCGGCGACGAGCGGGAGATCCTCACGGCCTTTCTCGATTGGCAACGCGAGACGTTCGCGATGAAATGCGCGGGGGTCCCCGGCGATCGGCTGTCGGACAAGGGAGTGCCGCCGTCCGGGCTCAGCCTCCACGGCATCCTCCGGCACGTCGCGGGCGTGGAGCGGTGGTGGTTCCGCATCCAGTTCGCCGGTGAGGACGTCCCGCTCCTCTACTACTCCGACGACGACCCCGACCAGGACTTCGAGGATCTGGACGGAGACGTCGAGGAGGCGTTCGCCGTGTGGCGGGCGGAGTGCGCGCGCTCCCGTGAGATCGTCGCCGCCCACTCGCTGGACGAGACCGGCGTCCACCGCGCCACCGGGCAGCCGATCTCGCTGCGCCGCATCCTGGTGGACATGATCGGCATCTACGGCCGCCACAACGGGCACGCCGACCTGCTCCGCGAGCGGATCGACGGCGCCACCGGATATTGAGGGCTGCGGGAGGCACAGCGGGTTCTCGCCCTCGATGGACCGGGAGCTCACGTCGTCGCAGATCGTGGTGACCGGCGATCTCGCCGTTGGCGCGGACGACCACGTCCGGCTCCGGCTCCGGGACGTCCCAGGACGAGTCGGGCCGTACGGCGATCGCCTGCCCGTGCCCGCGCACCCGCCGGCCGAGCGACTTGAAGAACAGCTCGGGGTGGGGGGCGTCATACGCCTTCTCCTCCACGTCGGGGCCGCGGCTCTCCTCTGTGGGGGTCCGGACGGCGGGCCCGGGCCGGTGCCGCTGCTGGGCGAGCACCTCGGCACGGCCGGCCACCGGAACGGGTGGGCGCCGACGTCGGGGGCACGGTTTTGTCGGGGCCGCGTGTCATACTCGCCTGCGTGGTTGCGCGTACGCCGCAAAGAGTGCTGATCGGGCGTTCTGCCGAGCTCGATCGGCTCCTGGGCGTGCTCGACTCCGCGGCGGCCGGGCTCGCGGGGGTCGCCCTCGTGGGCGGCGACGCGGGGATCGGCAAGACGCGGATCGTGACCGAGCTGTGCGACCTCGCGCAGCGGCGGGGCTTCGTGACGCTCACCGGCCAGTGCGCCGAGCTCGGCGACGCCCTGCCCTATCTGCCGCTCGCCGACGCCCTGCGCGGAGCCGCCGACGCCGACGGACCGGTCGGTCCGGCCGTCACGGCCCGTCCCGCGCTGCGGCGGCTGCTGCCCGGCGACGAGGCGGGCCCCACGGAGGCGACGAC
This region includes:
- a CDS encoding SWIM zinc finger family protein — protein: MTRWGQAATRDTGDAGVDGARAGTDAETDAGAGAGAGGRVAAGRSQAEQRESRVAAGLSELERWLADQIGQGIAQARQTGPADWEDLARRLVDAQAPGVAGTVTRLSRVLGAEDWPGLLLGEYALLHLLAVAHRRAAALPGPLRQTVRARVGFPVMRESVLATPAVRDHWDVVGCRDEEQDRLVARRVWLAGRTTGRLAMVLSFAPAGQPLDTFPPPGTTIDADLAFYPGASPLRALVAGRRGHVDAGPPPGTKVSQVPALIAEVLAADPWTDSWPLVLDGAVPCPDGLADDEGNALPLHPSAGVPWRLLAVSGGRPVTVAAEWTPRGLLPLTVWNEDGGAVRL
- a CDS encoding DinB family protein, with translation MNDIPEVNYSKKWDGDRRSTPPLVGDEREILTAFLDWQRETFAMKCAGVPGDRLSDKGVPPSGLSLHGILRHVAGVERWWFRIQFAGEDVPLLYYSDDDPDQDFEDLDGDVEEAFAVWRAECARSREIVAAHSLDETGVHRATGQPISLRRILVDMIGIYGRHNGHADLLRERIDGATGY